A window of the Marinifilum sp. JC120 genome harbors these coding sequences:
- a CDS encoding GntR family transcriptional regulator — MVASVGLKRRVLRDDVVEHIVGSILKGFLKPGDKIIETRISRELQVSQGAVREAIRDLTARGFVETEPYKGSRVKVLSSGELYEYYAVRGELEPLALGWGFELNRIDAEALMSSVESMVAGVELKDMAAVGQADLDFHRTIMECSGNGSLVRSWEALANDYWMFTLAKQHIENGVDLSVHAQEHKEIVDAVNAGDLELMKDRLKNHFSL; from the coding sequence ATGGTAGCCAGTGTTGGACTGAAAAGACGAGTTTTGCGTGATGATGTTGTAGAACACATTGTTGGCAGCATTTTGAAAGGATTCCTTAAGCCCGGGGATAAGATTATTGAGACTAGGATCTCACGGGAGTTGCAGGTCAGTCAGGGGGCTGTACGTGAGGCGATCAGGGATTTGACCGCCAGAGGTTTTGTTGAGACTGAGCCATACAAGGGGTCTCGGGTAAAGGTTCTCTCTTCGGGTGAACTTTATGAGTACTATGCTGTCCGGGGTGAGCTGGAACCATTGGCTCTGGGATGGGGTTTTGAACTTAACAGGATTGATGCTGAAGCCTTGATGTCTTCTGTTGAGAGTATGGTCGCCGGAGTTGAGCTTAAGGATATGGCTGCTGTCGGGCAGGCCGATCTTGATTTTCACCGAACCATTATGGAATGTTCCGGAAACGGTTCACTCGTACGTTCATGGGAAGCTCTCGCTAATGATTATTGGATGTTTACTCTTGCCAAGCAGCATATTGAGAATGGTGTGGACCTTAGCGTGCACGCACAGGAGCACAAAGAAATTGTGGATGCTGTCAATGCCGGGGATCTTGAGCTGATGAAAGATCGGTTGAAGAACCATTTTTCACTTTAA
- a CDS encoding BON domain-containing protein, with protein MIPSSVGSIYTAYAISTDERGFQTIVEDEMLETSIQSDILNEKKLNIMDLSTYSYNGHVYVVGEYDEKEDFQLIRRIVKKNRKVNSLTTYLFAEKENSCDKTNDYVIQMAVKSALLNDDSVWGANVAVKSVQCNVVLMGRVASINEAIDAKQIAANIDGVKGVKSFIRSTRQNKYLRQQQRIAAAMR; from the coding sequence ATGATTCCATCTTCAGTAGGGTCGATCTACACGGCCTATGCCATCAGCACGGATGAACGCGGCTTCCAGACCATCGTTGAAGACGAGATGCTTGAAACAAGCATCCAATCGGATATCCTCAATGAAAAAAAACTCAATATAATGGATTTGAGCACGTATTCATACAACGGGCACGTATATGTTGTGGGTGAATATGATGAAAAGGAAGATTTTCAGCTTATCCGCAGAATCGTCAAAAAAAACAGGAAGGTAAACTCACTCACGACCTACCTTTTCGCTGAAAAAGAAAATTCATGTGACAAGACCAATGATTACGTAATCCAGATGGCTGTAAAGAGCGCACTGCTCAATGATGATTCCGTATGGGGAGCCAACGTCGCCGTAAAATCAGTACAATGCAATGTGGTACTTATGGGCAGAGTTGCCAGCATCAACGAAGCCATCGATGCCAAGCAGATAGCCGCGAACATAGACGGGGTGAAGGGAGTAAAATCTTTCATCCGCTCCACCCGACAGAACAAATATCTGAGACAACAGCAAAGAATAGCCGCTGCCATGCGCTGA
- a CDS encoding YebC/PmpR family DNA-binding transcriptional regulator, with protein sequence MAGHSKWANIQHRKGRQDAKRGKIFTKMAKDIILAAKGGGDPAMNASLRLAISKAKAVNMPNDKIDTAVKKGTGELAGGDISEVMYEGYGPGGVAILVEAATDNKNRTVAEVRHALGKAGGSMGEAGCVAWMFDKKGVMVFDAEKYTEDQLLEIGLEGGAEDVIAEDDSLEVHCMPEDFTEVQKAFEAAECEAKSSDLAFVPKNLVEVDVSNAKKLMNLMEKLEDNDDVQNVHVNADFPDELMAEMEG encoded by the coding sequence ATGGCCGGACATAGTAAATGGGCTAATATTCAGCACAGAAAAGGTAGACAGGACGCCAAGCGCGGTAAGATTTTCACCAAAATGGCAAAGGATATTATCCTTGCAGCCAAGGGCGGAGGCGATCCGGCCATGAACGCTTCTCTGCGTCTTGCCATCTCCAAGGCTAAAGCTGTGAACATGCCTAACGATAAGATCGATACTGCGGTCAAAAAAGGTACCGGCGAACTGGCCGGTGGCGATATTTCTGAAGTCATGTACGAAGGTTACGGTCCCGGCGGTGTAGCTATTCTTGTTGAAGCTGCAACCGATAACAAGAACCGTACTGTTGCTGAAGTGCGTCACGCACTTGGCAAAGCAGGCGGTTCCATGGGTGAAGCTGGTTGCGTTGCATGGATGTTCGATAAGAAAGGCGTCATGGTTTTTGATGCTGAAAAGTACACCGAAGACCAGCTGCTTGAAATCGGCCTTGAAGGCGGCGCCGAGGATGTAATCGCTGAAGATGATTCCCTCGAAGTTCACTGCATGCCCGAAGATTTCACCGAAGTTCAGAAGGCTTTTGAAGCTGCTGAGTGCGAAGCAAAAAGCTCCGACCTCGCTTTCGTGCCCAAGAACCTCGTAGAAGTTGATGTTTCCAACGCCAAGAAGCTTATGAACCTCATGGAAAAGCTGGAAGACAACGATGATGTACAGAACGTGCACGTTAACGCTGACTTCCCCGATGAGCTCATGGCTGAAATGGAAGGTTAG
- the ruvA gene encoding Holliday junction branch migration protein RuvA: MIAYIHGKLLEATDKSCIILTSGGVGYELALTLSAISTLPESGSEIAFYVHSVVREDAFDLYGFPCFDDREVFRTLISIDRLGPKKALAILSQFGPKELQDIVFREDVKTMSIVPGIGPKSARQILWSLKDKMETLKSATVRSGACPVEGDRSEFLDALSGLRNLGYADDEVREILKEIFEAEADLDAGGAIRVALKKISQNK; the protein is encoded by the coding sequence ATGATCGCCTATATTCACGGTAAGCTTCTCGAAGCTACAGATAAATCCTGCATTATCCTCACCTCCGGCGGGGTCGGCTACGAATTAGCCTTGACCCTTTCCGCTATTTCCACCCTGCCTGAATCAGGTTCGGAAATCGCTTTTTACGTTCATTCTGTGGTCCGCGAGGATGCCTTTGATCTTTATGGTTTCCCCTGCTTTGATGACCGCGAAGTTTTCCGCACCCTTATTTCTATTGACCGCTTAGGCCCCAAAAAGGCATTGGCGATCCTTTCCCAGTTCGGTCCCAAGGAATTGCAGGACATTGTTTTCCGCGAGGACGTGAAGACCATGTCCATTGTGCCGGGCATCGGACCCAAGTCCGCGCGTCAGATTCTGTGGTCTTTGAAGGACAAGATGGAGACTCTTAAGTCCGCCACTGTGCGTAGCGGTGCCTGTCCGGTGGAAGGTGACCGCAGTGAATTCCTTGATGCTCTTTCCGGCCTACGCAATCTCGGTTACGCTGACGATGAAGTGCGCGAAATCCTCAAGGAAATCTTCGAAGCGGAAGCTGATCTTGACGCTGGCGGAGCTATCCGCGTAGCTTTGAAAAAGATTTCCCAGAACAAGTAA
- a CDS encoding RlmE family RNA methyltransferase, translated as MKQYRDHYFKRAKKENYPARSVYKLQELDKRFKVFAKGQNVMDLGAAPGSWTLFAAKKVGDAGRVLAVDIQSTDTVFPDNATFLQADVFEDSPELLAAMDKQLPYDLIISDMAPKTTGVKFADQANSLELCERARDIVPSRLKEGGHFIVKIFDGPDVKGYTDSLRKMFSKVKRFKPKSCREESKEFFIVGLGFRGIADSR; from the coding sequence ATGAAACAATATCGCGATCATTATTTCAAAAGAGCCAAAAAGGAAAACTATCCTGCCCGTTCCGTATACAAGCTTCAGGAACTGGACAAGCGTTTCAAGGTTTTCGCAAAAGGCCAGAATGTTATGGATCTCGGGGCTGCTCCCGGTTCATGGACCCTTTTTGCTGCCAAGAAGGTTGGGGACGCCGGACGTGTGCTTGCAGTAGATATTCAGTCCACTGATACCGTCTTTCCTGATAACGCCACCTTTTTGCAGGCCGATGTATTTGAGGATTCCCCGGAACTTTTGGCTGCAATGGATAAGCAGTTGCCCTATGACCTGATCATCAGTGACATGGCGCCAAAGACAACCGGGGTAAAGTTTGCCGATCAGGCTAATTCTCTTGAGCTTTGCGAACGTGCGCGTGACATCGTGCCCAGCAGGCTTAAAGAGGGCGGGCATTTTATAGTTAAAATTTTCGATGGACCCGACGTTAAAGGGTATACTGATTCTCTGCGCAAGATGTTTTCTAAGGTAAAAAGATTCAAGCCGAAGAGTTGCAGAGAGGAAAGCAAAGAGTTCTTTATAGTAGGACTTGGCTTTCGCGGCATCGCAGACAGCCGATAA
- a CDS encoding glycine C-acetyltransferase: MKNNLLQALSEQTEELKANGLYKDERIITSQQQALISVKGGQEVLNFCANNYLGLANNPDLIETGKKALDKYGFGLSSVRFICGTQDVHKELEEKISDFLKTEDTILYSSCFDANGGLFETILSKEDAVISDALNHASIIDGVRLCKAQRFRYKNNDMADLEEQLKAAEGCRHKLIVTDGVFSMDGIIADLKSVCDLADNYGALVMVDDSHAVGFIGENGRGTPEYCGVLDRVDIITGTLGKALGGASGGYTSGRKEIIEWLRQRSRPYLFSNTLAPVIASTSIAVLDMIAEKPELRERLNENSRIFRTRMEEAGFDLVPGNHPIIPVMLGDAVLAQKVAAGLLKEGIYVIGFSFPVVPRGQARIRTQMSAAHTPEQVNKAVDAFIKVGRELEIIK; this comes from the coding sequence ATGAAAAATAATTTACTTCAGGCGCTTTCAGAGCAGACCGAAGAGCTGAAAGCAAACGGCCTTTACAAAGATGAAAGAATCATAACATCCCAGCAACAAGCTCTTATTTCGGTAAAGGGCGGTCAGGAAGTGCTTAATTTCTGCGCTAACAACTATCTGGGACTGGCTAACAACCCCGATCTCATCGAGACAGGCAAAAAAGCTCTCGATAAATACGGATTCGGACTTTCTTCAGTACGTTTCATTTGCGGAACGCAGGATGTCCACAAAGAACTGGAAGAGAAAATCAGCGATTTTCTTAAAACCGAAGACACCATTCTTTACAGCTCCTGCTTTGACGCCAACGGCGGTCTTTTCGAAACCATCCTCAGCAAAGAAGATGCTGTCATCAGTGACGCGCTCAACCATGCTTCCATCATTGACGGCGTGCGTCTCTGCAAGGCCCAGCGTTTCCGCTACAAAAACAACGACATGGCCGACCTTGAAGAACAGCTTAAAGCTGCAGAAGGTTGCCGCCACAAACTGATCGTCACCGACGGCGTGTTTTCCATGGACGGCATAATTGCAGACCTCAAATCCGTCTGTGATCTGGCTGACAATTATGGTGCACTGGTCATGGTCGATGATTCCCATGCTGTTGGCTTCATCGGCGAAAACGGTCGCGGCACCCCTGAATACTGTGGTGTACTCGACCGTGTGGACATCATCACCGGTACTCTCGGCAAGGCCCTTGGCGGTGCTTCCGGCGGCTACACTTCAGGACGCAAAGAAATAATCGAATGGCTGCGCCAAAGATCTCGCCCCTACCTTTTTTCCAACACTCTGGCTCCGGTTATCGCTTCCACTTCCATCGCCGTTCTGGACATGATTGCAGAAAAACCAGAACTGCGCGAAAGACTCAACGAAAACAGCAGAATCTTCCGCACCCGCATGGAAGAGGCCGGATTCGACCTCGTGCCCGGTAACCACCCGATTATCCCGGTTATGCTGGGCGATGCGGTTCTGGCCCAGAAAGTGGCCGCAGGACTGCTTAAAGAAGGTATCTACGTAATCGGATTCAGCTTCCCGGTTGTTCCGCGCGGACAGGCCCGCATCAGAACCCAAATGTCCGCCGCACATACTCCGGAACAGGTAAACAAAGCGGTCGACGCATTTATTAAAGTCGGCCGGGAACTTGAGATAATCAAATAG
- a CDS encoding methyl-accepting chemotaxis protein: MRLNIKNKLILLILTAVLLCAGGMASISFVKMTDMAETAFEESSLSELQQIDMFISEFMHEAELNAKFLAGEPAVIDSLGSNPNFVQDSSLDAVNRELMDDKGKAAFDLMKRIVKSHDAYDFAFYGMEDGGFNMYPEDGMPSGYDPRSRPWYSAALSASKDTSVSKAYKSTTGMAVSSVTSKIRDNGRVIGVVGFDINLSTLTDVVSAIKIGKTGYIILMEGDNTILSDPVNKDYAFKKAEEVGDSGMDVLATMKNDFAQVNLGGEDKFVRVYTSPALDWKLALLLDKSEIMEGAYDTVKDTLLMGLGIAFVLCLFGWFVAKSIATPVQMLVGAAQAVSKGDFDAIPDESRFSGELLTLQQALKGMVVDLGKLLKSTEEKGLEAEEQTKLAKEALADAEEARSAAESAKREGMLHAAEQLEQIVDQVTSASQELSAQIEQSRTGAEIQRERSAEAATAMEEMNASVFEVAQNASQAAESADDARKQAEGGGGIVDNVISSIGEVDKATGQMSDGLHTLGERAEGIGKVMNVITDIADQTNLLALNAAIEAARAGDAGRGFAVVADEVRKLAEKTMDATKEVGDAVSAIQSGTRNSISDMEKASGIVERSTGYASEAGESLSSIVGIVESTADQVRAIATASEEQSAASEEINRNTDEVNRIAAETSQAMEQSTQAVHELSRLSEDLKNVIDDLKKV; encoded by the coding sequence ATGAGGTTGAACATCAAGAATAAGCTTATTCTGCTTATCTTAACAGCTGTACTGCTCTGTGCAGGCGGTATGGCTTCGATTTCTTTCGTGAAAATGACTGATATGGCGGAGACTGCTTTTGAGGAGTCTTCACTTAGTGAATTGCAGCAAATAGATATGTTTATATCTGAATTCATGCATGAGGCCGAGCTTAACGCGAAGTTTCTGGCTGGCGAACCTGCTGTGATTGACTCTTTGGGATCGAACCCAAATTTTGTTCAGGATTCATCCCTTGATGCGGTCAACCGGGAGCTGATGGATGATAAGGGGAAAGCGGCTTTCGATTTGATGAAAAGGATCGTAAAAAGTCATGATGCGTATGACTTTGCTTTTTATGGAATGGAAGACGGTGGATTCAACATGTACCCCGAGGATGGAATGCCCAGTGGTTATGACCCAAGGTCAAGACCATGGTATTCTGCGGCTCTTTCTGCATCCAAGGATACTTCAGTCAGTAAAGCTTACAAGTCCACGACCGGAATGGCTGTCAGTTCCGTTACCTCGAAAATTCGGGATAATGGTAGGGTTATCGGTGTAGTCGGTTTTGATATCAACCTTTCTACTCTTACCGATGTTGTTTCAGCTATTAAGATTGGGAAGACTGGGTACATTATTCTGATGGAAGGTGACAATACCATTCTGTCTGATCCTGTGAACAAGGATTATGCTTTCAAGAAAGCTGAAGAAGTCGGTGATTCAGGAATGGATGTATTAGCAACCATGAAGAATGATTTCGCTCAGGTTAATCTCGGGGGTGAGGATAAATTTGTGCGAGTATACACTTCCCCTGCTCTTGACTGGAAGCTGGCACTGTTGCTTGATAAGTCCGAGATAATGGAAGGTGCCTACGATACTGTTAAGGATACTTTGCTCATGGGGCTTGGTATCGCATTTGTTCTCTGTCTTTTCGGCTGGTTTGTGGCCAAGTCTATTGCTACTCCTGTTCAGATGCTTGTTGGGGCAGCGCAGGCTGTTTCAAAGGGTGATTTTGATGCCATTCCTGATGAATCCCGTTTTTCCGGGGAACTGCTCACCTTGCAGCAGGCCTTGAAGGGAATGGTTGTTGATCTTGGCAAGTTGCTTAAATCTACAGAAGAGAAAGGACTTGAAGCCGAAGAGCAGACCAAGTTGGCCAAGGAAGCTCTGGCGGATGCCGAAGAAGCACGCAGTGCTGCCGAAAGTGCCAAGCGCGAAGGTATGCTGCATGCTGCCGAGCAGTTGGAGCAGATTGTAGATCAGGTTACCAGTGCTTCGCAGGAACTTTCTGCCCAGATTGAGCAGTCCAGAACCGGGGCTGAGATTCAGCGGGAACGTTCTGCTGAGGCTGCAACAGCCATGGAAGAGATGAACGCTTCTGTTTTTGAAGTTGCTCAGAATGCTTCGCAGGCTGCCGAGAGTGCCGATGATGCCCGCAAGCAGGCTGAAGGTGGTGGTGGGATCGTCGATAATGTGATCAGCAGTATCGGTGAAGTTGATAAGGCTACCGGACAGATGTCGGACGGTCTTCACACTCTTGGGGAACGTGCAGAGGGAATTGGGAAGGTTATGAACGTGATTACCGATATTGCGGATCAGACTAACCTGCTGGCACTTAACGCCGCCATCGAAGCAGCCCGTGCTGGTGATGCCGGACGAGGTTTTGCCGTTGTTGCGGATGAAGTTCGCAAACTGGCTGAAAAAACCATGGACGCCACCAAGGAAGTAGGGGATGCGGTTTCGGCTATCCAGTCAGGAACCCGCAACAGTATCAGCGATATGGAGAAGGCTTCCGGTATCGTTGAAAGAAGTACCGGCTATGCATCTGAGGCCGGAGAATCTCTGTCATCTATCGTGGGGATTGTAGAATCTACTGCGGATCAGGTAAGGGCTATTGCAACTGCTTCCGAAGAGCAGTCTGCCGCTTCCGAAGAAATCAACCGCAATACTGACGAAGTAAACCGTATTGCAGCTGAAACTTCACAAGCCATGGAGCAGTCCACTCAAGCAGTCCATGAGTTGTCTCGCCTTTCTGAAGATCTCAAAAACGTCATTGATGATTTGAAAAAAGTATAG
- a CDS encoding Lrp/AsnC family transcriptional regulator, producing MKERPLVLDEVDRKIIEELQRNGRESYKNIARKLGVSDGTVRLRTERMIKNDYLRITASVNPLYFENSLIAMVGINLEERANPEVMEKMANVPGVQSVMNVSGRFDLLVEVFVSSRNAFRQFLVDDLSSVGGVKSTETFMFLEAVNKWAEHKE from the coding sequence GTGAAAGAGCGTCCTTTGGTTCTCGACGAGGTAGACCGTAAGATTATTGAAGAATTGCAGCGTAATGGGCGTGAGTCATACAAAAATATCGCCCGTAAACTTGGTGTTTCCGATGGAACAGTAAGGCTGCGCACAGAGCGAATGATTAAGAATGACTATTTGAGAATTACTGCTTCTGTAAATCCCCTCTATTTTGAGAACAGCCTTATCGCCATGGTCGGTATTAACCTTGAAGAGAGGGCTAATCCCGAAGTTATGGAAAAGATGGCTAATGTCCCCGGTGTTCAGTCTGTAATGAACGTGTCCGGAAGATTTGATCTCCTTGTTGAAGTTTTTGTTTCCTCCCGAAATGCTTTTCGCCAGTTTCTGGTTGATGACCTGTCCAGTGTCGGTGGTGTAAAGTCTACCGAAACTTTCATGTTTCTTGAAGCTGTCAACAAATGGGCAGAGCATAAGGAGTAG
- the ruvC gene encoding crossover junction endodeoxyribonuclease RuvC — MGDSGIVIIGIDPGTRVTGYGIVRELSGQVSLVDAGTIRTNTKKPMCSRLGEIYSRIAELIKDHSPDEAAIENAFVASNPASALKLGQARGAAMAACAVSGLVVSGYEPTKVKRNLVGSGRADKSQVAFMVERILGVKNTKWANDTTDALGIAICHLNERRFAKVAGK; from the coding sequence ATGGGAGATTCCGGTATTGTAATCATCGGCATTGACCCCGGAACCCGCGTAACCGGATACGGAATTGTACGCGAACTTTCCGGGCAGGTTTCCCTTGTGGATGCCGGGACAATCCGGACCAATACCAAGAAGCCCATGTGCTCAAGGCTGGGAGAAATCTACTCCCGTATTGCCGAGCTTATAAAAGACCATTCACCGGATGAGGCGGCAATCGAAAATGCGTTTGTCGCCTCTAATCCGGCTTCGGCCCTTAAGCTGGGACAGGCCCGCGGTGCGGCTATGGCTGCCTGTGCTGTCTCAGGTCTGGTTGTTTCCGGGTATGAGCCTACCAAGGTTAAACGTAATCTTGTGGGTAGCGGACGGGCTGACAAATCACAGGTCGCCTTCATGGTGGAGCGCATCCTTGGTGTAAAAAATACCAAGTGGGCTAACGATACCACCGATGCATTGGGCATTGCGATCTGTCATCTCAATGAACGAAGATTCGCAAAGGTGGCTGGAAAATGA
- a CDS encoding PAS domain S-box protein yields MAKFFRIRKGQVLPYRLLVYILICSSFFTILGTSVQLYMEYRSDVSEIQKGFGQIENSYVNTIAASLWDINIDHVKIQLEGAMKLPGMRYLEVVEMSFGSVDPVAFIGKVPDSTNVIEETFPLIHVIDGKSVEVGQLRAVADLDNVFKRLQLRVFVVLLTQAVKTFLVALFILMIIHYMVTRHLQTMAEYVQEMDLNTLDRELVLNRRKKSSRPDEIDRVAEAFNEMRLNLIRDISERKKAEEALRQSNMIVEKSPMVLFKWKNEPDWPVELVSQNVSQLGFSADDFMSGKIKYGQVVHPDDIERVEDEVKEYVESGVDHFNHEYRIVDPTGRAYWIADSTVIVRDSDGKATSYLGIAYDFTEKKVAENELARLRNLLKNTIDSMPTMLVGVDESLRINQWNRSAEEETDLTYEQVRGTQLMDVFPQLKDERDLIMDSVEKLEVREKNKIPFNSDGHVQYKNIKIYPLLESESGRGAVVLIDDVTMKSRLEDMMIQTEKMMSVGGLAAGMAHEINNPLGAVLSGVQGTERRFSPSLKKNIEVSSELGVDLVKVQQYMDRRGILGYLRGISDAGRRAASIVRNMLEFSRKSESSRMQVQVKVILEKALSLAENDYDLKKKYDFKVIEIRRDYEQNLPTVSITETEIEQVFLNIFKNAAQAMADKEFGDERPTLTLRTRKDGEFVRVEVEDNGPGMDEDVRKRVFEPFYTTKHVGLGTGLGLSVSYFIITRNHEGEFLVESEKGKGSKFIIRIPIGGMSESE; encoded by the coding sequence ATGGCCAAATTTTTCAGAATACGAAAAGGACAGGTCCTTCCATACAGACTTCTTGTATATATTTTGATTTGTAGTTCCTTTTTTACAATTCTCGGCACCAGCGTTCAGCTTTATATGGAATACCGCAGTGATGTCAGTGAGATTCAGAAAGGGTTCGGACAGATTGAAAACAGTTACGTAAATACAATTGCGGCCAGCCTTTGGGATATTAATATTGACCATGTGAAGATACAGCTTGAGGGAGCCATGAAACTGCCCGGGATGCGTTATCTTGAGGTGGTGGAAATGTCTTTCGGCTCGGTTGATCCGGTGGCTTTCATCGGTAAAGTACCCGATAGTACTAATGTAATTGAGGAAACTTTTCCGCTGATCCATGTTATTGACGGGAAAAGTGTGGAAGTAGGGCAGCTACGGGCTGTCGCTGATTTGGATAACGTTTTTAAACGTTTGCAGCTGAGGGTCTTCGTGGTTCTGCTCACGCAGGCTGTGAAGACGTTTTTGGTGGCTCTTTTTATTCTCATGATTATTCATTACATGGTCACCCGTCATTTGCAGACTATGGCCGAATACGTGCAGGAAATGGACCTGAATACCCTTGATCGGGAATTGGTTCTTAATCGGCGTAAAAAAAGCTCCAGACCGGATGAAATTGACCGGGTTGCTGAAGCTTTTAATGAAATGCGGCTTAATTTGATCAGGGATATTTCCGAGCGTAAAAAAGCCGAGGAAGCTCTGCGCCAGTCCAATATGATTGTTGAAAAAAGTCCAATGGTCCTTTTTAAATGGAAGAATGAGCCTGATTGGCCTGTAGAGCTTGTCTCCCAGAATGTAAGTCAGTTGGGATTCAGTGCGGACGATTTTATGTCCGGAAAAATTAAATATGGTCAAGTTGTTCATCCCGATGACATTGAAAGGGTCGAGGATGAAGTTAAAGAATATGTTGAGTCCGGTGTGGATCATTTTAACCATGAGTACAGAATCGTAGACCCGACAGGACGAGCTTACTGGATTGCCGACAGTACTGTGATTGTCAGGGACAGCGATGGGAAAGCCACTTCATATCTTGGAATTGCTTACGATTTTACTGAGAAAAAGGTTGCGGAAAATGAACTTGCCCGGTTGCGTAACCTGCTTAAGAATACCATTGATTCCATGCCTACCATGCTGGTCGGCGTCGACGAATCTTTGCGCATCAACCAGTGGAACAGGTCTGCTGAAGAGGAAACCGATTTGACCTATGAGCAGGTCCGGGGAACGCAGCTTATGGATGTATTTCCTCAGCTGAAGGATGAGCGGGATTTGATAATGGATTCGGTAGAAAAGCTTGAAGTCCGTGAAAAGAATAAAATTCCTTTTAATTCAGACGGGCATGTCCAGTATAAAAATATTAAAATTTATCCGCTGCTGGAAAGTGAGTCCGGGCGCGGTGCCGTTGTCCTCATTGATGATGTGACCATGAAGTCCAGGCTTGAAGACATGATGATTCAGACAGAGAAGATGATGTCTGTAGGCGGACTGGCTGCGGGAATGGCCCATGAGATTAACAATCCGCTGGGAGCAGTTCTATCAGGAGTGCAGGGAACCGAAAGACGGTTTTCTCCATCCCTGAAGAAGAATATAGAAGTCTCTTCCGAGTTGGGAGTGGATTTGGTTAAGGTCCAACAATATATGGATAGACGGGGAATTCTTGGTTATCTGCGCGGCATAAGTGACGCCGGGCGCAGAGCAGCTTCAATTGTCCGCAATATGCTTGAGTTTAGCCGCAAAAGTGAATCTTCCCGTATGCAGGTTCAAGTGAAAGTCATTCTTGAAAAAGCCCTTAGTCTTGCGGAAAATGATTATGACCTTAAGAAAAAGTATGATTTTAAGGTTATTGAAATCCGCAGGGACTATGAACAGAATCTGCCAACTGTAAGTATCACTGAAACTGAGATTGAGCAGGTCTTTTTGAATATATTTAAGAATGCGGCCCAGGCCATGGCTGATAAAGAGTTTGGTGATGAACGTCCTACTCTGACCCTCAGAACCCGCAAGGACGGTGAGTTTGTGCGGGTTGAAGTGGAAGACAATGGTCCGGGAATGGATGAAGACGTACGTAAGAGGGTTTTTGAACCTTTCTACACCACGAAGCACGTAGGACTTGGGACCGGGCTTGGACTTTCAGTTTCCTATTTTATCATTACCCGGAACCATGAAGGGGAGTTTCTTGTGGAGTCTGAAAAGGGTAAAGGATCAAAATTCATAATCAGGATACCTATAGGGGGCATGTCTGAAAGTGAATAG